A region from the Perca fluviatilis chromosome 16, GENO_Pfluv_1.0, whole genome shotgun sequence genome encodes:
- the pou4f3 gene encoding POU domain, class 4, transcription factor 3, translating to MMTMNGKQHFSMHPALHEPKYPGLHSGSEGMRRVCLPAPQLQGNIFGGFDESLLARAEALAAADSIVSHGKNHPFKPDVTYHTMSSVPCTSASSSSSTTVPISHVPSTIASHHHHHHHHLGQTLEAGDLLDHLSSSLAVTGMGAPEPPGMTTSAHHHQHPHHHLQTMGQLHQAMANMAHPHSLSVHGGMACINDVESDPRELEAFAERFKQRRIKLGVTQADVGSALANLKIPGVGSLSQSTICRFESLTLSHNNMIALKPVLQAWLEEAEAAYREKSSKPDLFNGNERKRKRTSIAAPEKRSLEAYFAIQPRPSSEKIAAIAEKLDLKKNVVRVWFCNQRQKQKRMKYSAVH from the exons ATGATGACCATGAACGGCAAGCAGCATTTCTCCATGCACCCGGCTCTGCACGAGCCCAAGTATCCCGGCCTGCACTCAGGCTCGGAGGGCATGCGCAGAGTCTGTCTGCCCGCCCCGCAG CTGCAGGGCAATATATTCGGAGGCTTTGATGAGAGCCTGCTGGCACGGGCAGAGGCTCTGGCGGCTGCTGACAGCATTGTCTCTCACGGCAAGAATCACCCGTTCAAACCAGACGTGACTTACCATACCATGAGCAGTGTCCCCTGCAcctcagcctcctcttcctcctccaccaccgTGCCCATCTCCCACGTGCCCTCCACCATCGCCtcccaccaccatcaccaccaccaccacctcggacagaccctggAGGCCGGGGACCTCCTGGACCACCTCTCCTCCAGCCTGGCCGTGACCGGGATGGGTGCTCCGGAGCCTCCCGGGATGACCACGTCGGCGCACCACCACCAGCACCCTCACCACCACCTGCAGACCATGGGGCAACTGCACCAGGCGATGGCCAACATGGCCCACCCTCACTCCCTGTCAGTGCACGGCGGCATGGCGTGCATCAACGACGTGGAGTCGGATCCCAGGGAGCTGGAAGCCTTTGCTGAGCGGTTCAAGCAGAGGAGGATCAAACTCGGAGTGACCCAGGCGGACGTCGGGTCGGCACTGGCCAACCTCAAGATCCCCGGAGTGGGGTCTTTGAGCCAGAGCACCATCTGCAGGTTCGAGTCCCTCACTTTGTCTCACAACAACATGATAGCGCTCAAGCCGGTTCTCCAGGCCTGGCTCGAGGAAGCAGAGGCTGCGTACCGGGAGAAAAGCAGCAAGCCGGACCTTTTCAACGGGAACGAGAGGAAAAGAAAGCGCACCTCCATCGCCGCGCCGGAGAAGCGCTCTTTGGAGGCGTACTTTGCCATCCAGCCTCGGCCCTCCTCGGAAAAAATTGCGGCCATCGCCGAAAAACTGGACCTGAAAAAGAATGTGGTCCGAGTGTGGTTTTGCAACCAGAGGCAAAAACAGAAACGAATGAAGTACTCTGCGGTGCACTGA